One window of the bacterium genome contains the following:
- the nuoH gene encoding NADH-quinone oxidoreductase subunit NuoH — MNPQTLSILISAAFAVGVIAFVAVFALLAIYLERKISAHIQDRLGPMETGGWHGWSQTMADTVKLLLKEDIFPDAADKPLFRFAPYIVFTAAFATFAVLPWAQNLIAADINIGVFYIVSVSSLAVIGILMAGWSSNNKWALYGAMRSAAQMVSYEIPIALSLLVPILIAQSMSMRDLVMIQQGGFWHWGVLSHAPFGLIAFVIYFWASLAEVNRNPFDIPEAESELVAGYMVEYSGMRFAIFFLAEYANMFVVSAVATALFLGGWYAPIPWLDAPATAGPLWHGIVGAAWFAGKGIGLVCVQMWLRWTLPRLRVDQLMHICWKVFLPFSFVNILLASLWVALSK; from the coding sequence ATGAATCCTCAGACGCTTTCCATCCTCATCTCCGCGGCGTTTGCCGTGGGGGTCATCGCCTTCGTCGCGGTCTTCGCGCTCCTGGCTATTTATCTTGAGCGCAAGATTTCGGCGCATATTCAGGACCGTCTCGGCCCGATGGAAACCGGCGGCTGGCACGGCTGGTCTCAGACCATGGCCGATACCGTCAAACTGCTGCTCAAAGAAGATATCTTCCCCGATGCGGCGGACAAACCGCTGTTCCGTTTTGCTCCCTATATTGTCTTCACCGCGGCCTTTGCCACCTTTGCCGTATTGCCGTGGGCGCAGAACCTTATCGCCGCCGACATTAATATCGGTGTCTTCTACATCGTGTCCGTCAGTTCGCTGGCGGTAATCGGCATTCTCATGGCGGGCTGGTCGTCCAACAATAAGTGGGCGCTGTACGGCGCGATGCGCTCCGCCGCGCAGATGGTCAGCTACGAAATTCCCATCGCGCTCTCGCTGCTGGTGCCGATTCTGATTGCCCAGAGCATGTCCATGCGCGACCTCGTCATGATCCAGCAGGGCGGCTTCTGGCACTGGGGTGTTCTCAGCCATGCGCCGTTCGGCCTCATCGCCTTCGTCATCTATTTCTGGGCGAGCCTTGCGGAAGTCAACCGCAACCCGTTCGATATTCCCGAAGCGGAATCCGAACTGGTCGCCGGTTACATGGTGGAATACAGCGGCATGCGCTTCGCCATCTTCTTCCTCGCCGAATACGCCAATATGTTTGTGGTCTCGGCGGTTGCAACGGCCCTGTTCCTCGGCGGCTGGTACGCGCCGATTCCGTGGCTGGACGCTCCCGCAACCGCCGGCCCGCTCTGGCACGGCATTGTCGGCGCCGCCTGGTTTGCCGGCAAGGGCATCGGTCTGGTGTGCGTGCAGATGTGGCTGCGGTGGACGCTGCCCCGTTTGCGTGTCGATCAGCTCATGCACATCTGCTGGAAAGTTTTCCTGCCGTTTTCCTTTGTGAATATCCTGCTGGCTTCCCTCTGGGTCGCCCTCAGCAAGTAG
- a CDS encoding metal ABC transporter permease, with translation MLTALTYPFMWWALAACLVLAGIHSYLGFHIIKRGVIFVDLSLAQMAALGLAVAILLNLHDYPLANYLFPVGMTLVGAVVFAWLRHLEHRVPLEAFIGIVFATAQALVLLILEHSPSGTEHLKETLVGTIFTVSPATVIKTAIIYGIIGALHFVMRKPLFQITNNPDQARAQGRNLFLWDVLFYTSFGVVVTSSVGIAGVLLVFGLLVIPAVAGVLASDRTGVRLAVGWSFAFFCSVIGLLTAFSLDTPAAPTILTTMAALLVIHGAVMALYRKLARKPIAFTPAHKIAPANLRKG, from the coding sequence ATGCTGACCGCACTGACTTATCCCTTCATGTGGTGGGCGCTTGCCGCCTGCCTTGTGCTGGCGGGCATTCACTCCTATCTTGGTTTTCATATCATCAAACGTGGCGTAATTTTCGTGGATCTTTCGCTGGCCCAGATGGCCGCGCTGGGACTGGCCGTGGCCATTTTGCTTAACCTGCATGACTATCCGCTGGCGAACTATCTTTTCCCGGTGGGCATGACCCTCGTGGGCGCAGTGGTCTTTGCCTGGCTCAGGCATCTCGAGCATCGCGTGCCCCTCGAAGCCTTCATCGGCATCGTCTTCGCCACGGCACAGGCCTTGGTGCTGCTCATCCTCGAGCATAGCCCTTCCGGTACGGAGCATTTGAAAGAGACTCTCGTTGGCACAATCTTCACCGTCAGCCCAGCCACGGTCATCAAGACTGCCATTATCTACGGCATCATCGGTGCGCTGCATTTCGTCATGCGTAAGCCGCTCTTTCAGATCACCAACAACCCCGATCAGGCACGGGCACAGGGTCGCAATCTCTTCTTATGGGATGTGCTCTTCTACACCAGCTTCGGCGTGGTCGTTACCTCGTCGGTGGGCATTGCCGGGGTGCTGCTGGTCTTTGGCCTGCTGGTCATTCCCGCTGTTGCCGGAGTCCTGGCCTCAGATCGCACCGGAGTGCGCCTTGCTGTCGGCTGGAGCTTTGCCTTCTTCTGCAGTGTGATCGGCCTGCTCACCGCCTTCTCGCTCGACACTCCTGCCGCCCCAACGATTCTCACCACCATGGCCGCGTTGCTTGTCATCCACGGCGCGGTCATGGCTCTTTATCGGAAGCTCGCCCGCAAACCCATTGCATTCACCCCCGCTCATAAAATAGCCCCTGCGAATCTTCGCAAAGGTTAA
- a CDS encoding NADH-quinone oxidoreductase subunit N yields the protein MMSGLQVDLGPLLPELIFSAGLLLLLIVNLVVKRGRGKVMAIGGVILLAVVCVFAMGGDESVGEYLFGSVVQDGVTVFFRIFFCAATALSLGLMVFSFPNDGEPFLLMLSSMLGMFLLAGSNDLVTLFVALELVSIPSYVLAGYKRNDVRSGEASLKYVMFGAMSSGLMLYGFSFLYGMTGSTSLVNMAGHLGKIGANDPMLLIALVLVLAGIGYKIAMVPMHFWCPDVYEGSPTAVTAFFSVVPKAAGFAALYRLMGVFTSLNTSWGVNALTLFTVASAVTMTFGNLGALYQTSLKRLLAYSSIAHAGYILMGFAVLASNPSMDVAALATQAIMFYLAVYLFMNFGAFLIVDLIERHTGGDAISYFRGLGRTNAVPALLLAVFLFSLTGIPPLAGFTGKFLLFAALVKGKLWALAMIGIANTVVSLYYYIRVIRDMFLYEPMPDTAALLPNPGIKFKGLLATLSLLAIAPTLILGLWWGPLAEWIGLKTW from the coding sequence ATGATGTCCGGCTTGCAGGTCGACCTCGGCCCGCTGCTGCCCGAACTGATCTTTTCAGCCGGGCTGCTGCTGCTGCTGATTGTCAACCTTGTGGTGAAGCGCGGGCGGGGCAAGGTGATGGCGATTGGCGGCGTGATCCTGCTGGCCGTCGTCTGCGTGTTCGCAATGGGCGGCGACGAATCTGTCGGAGAGTATCTCTTCGGCTCGGTGGTGCAGGACGGCGTGACGGTCTTCTTCCGCATCTTCTTCTGCGCCGCAACCGCACTCTCGTTAGGATTGATGGTCTTCAGCTTTCCGAATGACGGCGAGCCGTTCCTGCTGATGCTCTCCAGTATGCTGGGCATGTTCCTGCTGGCCGGTTCCAACGATCTGGTCACGCTGTTTGTGGCGCTGGAACTGGTGTCCATACCGTCTTATGTGCTGGCAGGATACAAACGCAACGATGTTCGCTCGGGCGAAGCCTCACTGAAATATGTGATGTTCGGCGCGATGTCCTCGGGCCTCATGCTTTACGGCTTCTCCTTCCTCTATGGCATGACCGGCTCCACCTCGCTGGTGAACATGGCGGGTCATCTCGGCAAGATCGGCGCGAACGATCCGATGCTGCTGATCGCCTTGGTACTGGTGCTGGCCGGTATCGGCTACAAGATCGCCATGGTGCCGATGCACTTCTGGTGCCCGGACGTCTATGAAGGCTCGCCGACGGCGGTGACCGCCTTCTTCTCCGTCGTTCCCAAGGCCGCAGGCTTTGCCGCGCTGTACCGCTTAATGGGCGTCTTCACGTCGCTGAACACGAGCTGGGGCGTCAATGCCCTCACGCTGTTCACCGTGGCGTCCGCCGTCACCATGACCTTCGGCAATCTTGGCGCGCTCTATCAGACCAGTCTCAAGCGGCTGCTGGCCTATTCGTCGATTGCTCACGCGGGTTATATCCTGATGGGCTTTGCGGTGCTGGCGTCCAATCCTTCAATGGATGTAGCCGCGCTGGCGACGCAGGCGATCATGTTCTACCTTGCGGTGTATCTGTTCATGAACTTCGGCGCGTTCCTGATTGTGGACCTGATCGAGCGCCACACCGGCGGCGACGCCATCAGTTACTTCCGTGGCCTTGGCCGCACCAATGCCGTTCCTGCTCTGTTGCTGGCCGTGTTCCTGTTCAGCTTGACCGGCATTCCGCCGCTGGCGGGCTTCACGGGCAAGTTCCTGCTGTTTGCCGCGCTGGTCAAGGGCAAGCTGTGGGCGCTGGCGATGATCGGCATTGCCAACACCGTCGTCTCGCTGTACTACTATATTCGCGTGATCCGCGACATGTTCCTCTATGAGCCCATGCCCGATACGGCGGCTCTGCTGCCCAATCCCGGCATCAAGTTCAAAGGCCTGCTGGCCACCCTGTCTCTTCTCGCCATTGCCCCCACGCTGATTTTAGGTCTCTGGTGGGGTCCCTTGGCCGAATGGATCGGCCTGAAGACCTGGTAG
- the nuoL gene encoding NADH-quinone oxidoreductase subunit L translates to MVELALYILLAPLAAFALVMFFGKKLPRGGDWISLTAIWSGLAASLIMLVDHISHFDAAYSTQSSMDWIMWGNFHCTVGMNLDNMAVIMLVVVTLVSSLVHLFSTAYMKGDPRYHRFFAYLSLFSFSMIGLVLSDNLFLIYAFWELVGISSYLLIGFWYEKNSAANASKKAFVTNRIGDAGMLIGILIVFTALGTFNLTEIAQGVAAGKLSGGLLTAAGLCLFMGAVGKSAQFPLHVWLPDAMEGPTPVSALIHAATMVAAGVYLVARLFSILTFDASVVIAYVGGFTAIFAATIAVAQNDIKRVLAYSTVSQLGYMIMALGTGAYTAGFFHLVTHAMFKACLFLGSGSVIHAMHAALHHTHNHADPQDMRNMGGLRKHMPITFWTFLIATVALAGVPLTSGFLSKDYILAGTLAFAMEHPQHWILPVFGFAAAALTAFYMFRLVYLTFAGKFRGGHEEEHHLHESPGVMTTPLLVLATLCFFAFYSMPAFNPTTPAGGWFAHLNPTPARAYDLPLTPPAPPLITDPVFLTEAPEVQRLEQERKHAEYETKLKAYEEEVKARETEQLRAEETEHVAHNSAMGISIFVAGLGILIATMGYYWGKINPAIFQRRLGVVYQGMYRKWWMDEIYEATAVKGALTLSRFLAWFDGTIIDGLVNGSAWVTRHYSDIQGWFDNHVVDGLVNFTASFVGFWGRFTRTFQRGQVQRYLFYTLVAVGLIIILNVFQGWK, encoded by the coding sequence ATGGTTGAACTGGCACTCTATATTCTGCTCGCCCCGCTGGCCGCCTTTGCCCTCGTCATGTTCTTCGGCAAAAAGCTGCCGCGCGGCGGAGACTGGATCAGCCTGACGGCGATCTGGAGCGGCCTTGCGGCTTCGCTCATCATGCTCGTGGATCATATCTCCCACTTTGACGCCGCCTACTCGACCCAGTCGAGTATGGACTGGATCATGTGGGGGAACTTCCATTGTACCGTCGGCATGAACCTCGACAATATGGCGGTCATCATGCTCGTGGTCGTCACCCTCGTGTCCTCGCTTGTACACCTCTTCAGCACGGCCTACATGAAGGGCGACCCGCGCTATCACCGCTTCTTCGCTTACCTGTCCCTCTTTTCCTTTTCGATGATCGGCTTGGTACTCTCCGACAACCTGTTCCTCATTTATGCCTTCTGGGAACTCGTCGGCATCTCCAGCTATCTCCTGATCGGCTTCTGGTATGAGAAGAACAGCGCCGCCAACGCCTCCAAGAAAGCTTTCGTCACCAACCGCATCGGTGACGCCGGCATGCTCATTGGCATCCTGATCGTCTTCACCGCCCTCGGCACCTTCAATCTGACCGAAATCGCGCAGGGTGTGGCCGCGGGTAAGCTCAGCGGCGGTCTGCTCACGGCGGCAGGGCTCTGCCTCTTTATGGGTGCGGTCGGCAAGTCCGCGCAGTTCCCGCTGCATGTCTGGCTGCCCGACGCCATGGAAGGCCCGACGCCGGTGTCCGCCTTGATCCACGCCGCCACCATGGTTGCCGCCGGCGTATACCTCGTGGCCCGTCTGTTCTCGATTCTGACGTTCGATGCCTCCGTCGTCATCGCCTACGTCGGCGGGTTTACCGCTATCTTCGCTGCCACCATTGCCGTGGCGCAAAACGACATCAAGCGCGTGCTGGCCTATTCAACGGTCTCGCAGCTTGGCTACATGATTATGGCGCTGGGAACCGGCGCGTACACGGCGGGCTTCTTCCATCTGGTGACGCACGCCATGTTCAAAGCCTGCCTGTTCCTCGGGTCGGGCTCGGTCATCCATGCCATGCACGCGGCGCTGCATCATACGCACAATCACGCGGATCCTCAGGACATGCGCAACATGGGCGGCCTGCGCAAGCACATGCCCATCACCTTCTGGACGTTCCTGATTGCCACGGTGGCCCTTGCGGGTGTGCCGCTGACCTCCGGTTTCCTTTCCAAAGATTACATTCTGGCCGGAACGCTGGCCTTTGCCATGGAGCACCCGCAGCACTGGATTCTGCCGGTGTTCGGTTTTGCTGCGGCGGCCCTTACGGCCTTCTATATGTTCCGTCTCGTCTATCTGACCTTCGCCGGCAAATTCCGCGGCGGTCACGAGGAAGAACATCATCTGCATGAATCCCCCGGCGTCATGACCACACCGTTGCTGGTACTGGCCACGCTGTGCTTTTTCGCCTTCTATTCCATGCCCGCCTTCAATCCTACGACTCCTGCCGGCGGCTGGTTTGCCCACCTTAATCCGACTCCGGCGCGCGCCTACGATCTTCCCCTCACGCCGCCTGCACCCCCCCTGATCACAGACCCCGTGTTCCTTACTGAAGCGCCTGAGGTCCAGAGGTTGGAACAGGAACGGAAGCACGCAGAATACGAGACTAAGCTGAAAGCGTACGAGGAAGAAGTTAAGGCACGGGAGACTGAGCAATTGCGGGCGGAGGAGACTGAGCACGTCGCCCACAACAGCGCCATGGGCATTTCCATCTTCGTGGCCGGTCTCGGCATCCTGATTGCCACCATGGGCTACTACTGGGGCAAGATCAATCCTGCCATTTTCCAGCGGCGGCTCGGCGTGGTCTATCAGGGCATGTACCGCAAGTGGTGGATGGACGAGATCTACGAGGCCACGGCGGTGAAGGGAGCGCTGACGCTGTCACGGTTCCTGGCCTGGTTCGACGGGACAATCATTGACGGTCTGGTCAACGGCTCGGCGTGGGTGACGCGGCACTATTCGGACATTCAGGGCTGGTTCGACAATCATGTCGTGGACGGCCTCGTCAATTTCACCGCGTCTTTTGTGGGCTTCTGGGGACGCTTTACCCGCACGTTCCAGCGCGGGCAGGTTCAACGCTACCTGTTCTACACCTTGGTAGCGGTGGGTCTTATTATCATTCTGAATGTGTTCCAGGGCTGGAAGTAG
- a CDS encoding NADH-quinone oxidoreductase subunit M — protein MGPLTLITFLPVLGAAIIAFLPKDNHQLIRWTAVFFTALVLVITLSLFPQFDRGAVGINQSSSFQFTEQASWIPAYGISYFVGVDGLSFPMVLLTALLCVICVIASWGIKTGLRGYFALFLLLETGMMGTFVALDFFLFYVFWEVMLLPMYFLIGVWGGPRRVYAAIKFFLYTLFGSVLMLIALLVLYFNVTDPTTHLHTFNMLTMMTQNTHSGLLNVNTVRVLLFFGLFIGFAIKVPVFPFHTWLPDAHVEAPTAISVILAGVLLKMGTYGMLRIMYPILPDVTRSFGWFLALMGMINIIYGAFCAMAQKDLKKLVAYSSISHMGYVMLAMASFTPAGMNGAVLQMFTHGTITAMLFLLVGVIYDRAHHREINGFGGLANVMPKYMGMTAIAFFASMGLPGLSGFIAEALCFIGAFPIWRLYTMVSIGGIVITAAYLLWTLQRVFFGQVNEKYISLPDINTRELITLVPLAVIVLIFGIWPQPILDLMNSSMTYLGQIMQAGSHPITQAIQTAGSAL, from the coding sequence ATGGGTCCACTTACTCTCATAACGTTTCTTCCCGTGCTGGGGGCGGCTATCATCGCCTTCCTGCCGAAAGATAACCATCAATTGATCCGCTGGACGGCGGTGTTTTTTACCGCGCTCGTCCTCGTGATCACCCTGTCGCTGTTCCCGCAGTTTGATCGCGGCGCGGTGGGTATCAACCAGTCGTCCTCGTTCCAGTTTACGGAACAGGCCTCCTGGATCCCGGCCTACGGCATCAGCTACTTCGTGGGAGTGGACGGTCTGTCCTTCCCCATGGTGCTGCTGACCGCGCTGCTGTGTGTGATCTGCGTGATTGCATCGTGGGGCATCAAGACCGGACTGAGGGGCTACTTCGCGCTGTTTCTCCTGTTGGAGACCGGCATGATGGGCACCTTTGTCGCGCTGGATTTCTTCCTGTTCTACGTGTTCTGGGAAGTGATGCTGCTGCCGATGTATTTCCTGATCGGCGTGTGGGGAGGACCGCGGCGCGTGTACGCCGCTATCAAGTTCTTCCTCTATACGCTGTTCGGCTCGGTGCTGATGCTGATCGCGTTACTGGTGCTGTATTTCAATGTGACCGATCCGACCACCCATCTGCACACGTTCAACATGCTGACCATGATGACGCAGAATACCCACTCGGGCCTGCTCAACGTGAACACCGTGCGTGTGCTGCTGTTCTTCGGGCTGTTCATCGGCTTTGCCATCAAGGTGCCGGTCTTCCCGTTCCATACCTGGTTGCCCGACGCCCACGTGGAAGCGCCGACCGCCATTTCCGTGATTCTGGCCGGCGTGCTGCTGAAGATGGGAACCTACGGCATGTTGCGGATCATGTACCCGATTCTGCCGGACGTTACCCGCAGCTTCGGCTGGTTCCTGGCGCTGATGGGGATGATCAATATCATCTATGGCGCGTTCTGCGCCATGGCGCAGAAGGACCTGAAGAAACTGGTGGCCTACAGCTCGATTTCCCACATGGGCTACGTGATGCTGGCCATGGCAAGCTTCACCCCCGCCGGAATGAACGGCGCGGTGCTGCAGATGTTCACCCACGGCACCATTACGGCCATGCTCTTCCTTCTGGTGGGCGTCATTTATGACCGTGCCCACCACCGCGAGATCAACGGTTTCGGCGGTCTGGCCAACGTCATGCCCAAGTATATGGGCATGACCGCGATCGCCTTCTTTGCGTCAATGGGTCTGCCGGGCCTGTCCGGCTTCATTGCCGAAGCCCTGTGCTTCATCGGCGCGTTCCCGATCTGGCGTCTGTACACCATGGTGTCCATCGGCGGCATCGTGATTACGGCGGCCTATCTGCTGTGGACGCTGCAGCGCGTCTTCTTCGGCCAGGTGAATGAGAAATACATTTCGCTGCCGGACATCAATACGCGCGAACTGATTACGCTGGTTCCGCTGGCGGTCATCGTGCTGATCTTCGGCATCTGGCCGCAGCCGATTCTCGATCTGATGAATTCTTCCATGACATATCTCGGGCAGATCATGCAGGCAGGCAGCCACCCGATTACTCAGGCCATTCAAACCGCCGGGAGCGCACTATGA
- the nuoK gene encoding NADH-quinone oxidoreductase subunit NuoK: MNSLPLYLAVSVILFVLGLLAMMTRRNAVSVLMGIELILNSAGLNFVAFSRFTAHNLEGQSAAIFVIIVAAAEAAVALAIFLNLYRLKATTEVDKANLLEG; this comes from the coding sequence GTGAACTCTCTGCCTCTTTATCTGGCCGTTTCCGTTATCCTGTTTGTGCTCGGCCTGCTGGCCATGATGACGCGCCGAAACGCCGTGTCGGTGCTGATGGGCATCGAACTCATCCTCAACTCGGCGGGCCTGAATTTCGTGGCCTTCTCGCGCTTCACCGCCCACAATCTTGAAGGGCAGTCGGCGGCGATCTTTGTGATTATCGTCGCGGCGGCGGAAGCGGCCGTGGCACTGGCGATTTTCCTCAACCTCTACCGGCTGAAAGCCACGACCGAAGTGGATAAAGCCAATTTGCTGGAAGGGTAG
- a CDS encoding 4Fe-4S binding protein, giving the protein MSGYFQDVWSGVTTVLEGMMVTLRHVFKPTITVQYPKETVPMYPRSRTMLVNDAKDCGFCLSCKRVCPANLFTITGIRGEAGDEGLGTLPDGKPKKMHIVEFKIDMSKCIYCGLCVDACDTGSLHWEQPQEQPVFSRRDLHKDFTDVSPEYRAQLEAREAAKKKAKAAEAAAAAAAKAAAAAAAPPPEAPKADTPPPAEK; this is encoded by the coding sequence ATGTCCGGCTATTTCCAAGATGTTTGGTCCGGCGTGACCACCGTTCTCGAAGGAATGATGGTCACACTCCGGCATGTGTTTAAGCCGACGATTACGGTGCAGTACCCCAAGGAAACGGTTCCCATGTATCCGCGTTCGCGCACGATGCTGGTGAACGACGCCAAGGATTGCGGGTTCTGCCTGAGCTGCAAGCGCGTCTGCCCGGCCAATCTGTTCACCATCACCGGCATTCGCGGTGAGGCGGGCGACGAAGGCCTGGGCACGTTGCCTGACGGCAAGCCCAAGAAGATGCATATCGTCGAGTTCAAGATTGACATGTCCAAGTGCATCTACTGCGGCCTGTGCGTGGATGCCTGCGACACCGGTTCGCTGCACTGGGAACAACCGCAGGAGCAGCCGGTCTTCAGCCGGCGCGACCTGCACAAGGATTTCACCGACGTGAGCCCGGAATACCGGGCGCAGCTTGAGGCGCGTGAAGCGGCCAAAAAGAAGGCCAAAGCCGCCGAAGCCGCCGCCGCTGCTGCCGCTAAGGCCGCCGCCGCTGCCGCCGCACCCCCGCCCGAAGCGCCCAAAGCGGACACTCCTCCGCCGGCGGAGAAATAA
- a CDS encoding metal ABC transporter substrate-binding protein — protein MKRILLMLTLSLLVGHAAMAKVKVAASLPDLASIASYIGGDRIEAFSIARNTADPHSVEVLPTYMVKVSHADIYLKVGLALDQWADQIIDGARNSAVRVMDCSRGIAVLEKPVGKVDASMGDVHPDGNPHYWLDPDNGVVIAQNIAEVLTAADPGGATDYAANLEKFKSDLVQRQTAWKAAAAAIPNRNIITYHSSWVYFAHAFDFNIVARIEPVPGIPPTGSHLAELLNIIRENNVKIALQEPYFSEDAANYLARQTPVKVLKLPPSCNGVDATSYFDHFQQIFDALKTVS, from the coding sequence ATGAAACGTATTCTGCTGATGCTCACGCTGTCGCTGCTCGTTGGGCACGCCGCGATGGCCAAAGTCAAGGTCGCGGCGTCCCTGCCGGACCTGGCATCTATTGCCTCGTACATCGGCGGCGACCGCATCGAGGCTTTTTCCATTGCTCGCAATACCGCCGATCCTCATAGTGTGGAAGTGTTGCCCACCTACATGGTGAAGGTCTCGCACGCCGATATATATTTGAAAGTCGGACTGGCCCTCGATCAGTGGGCCGACCAGATTATCGACGGCGCACGCAACTCCGCTGTTCGTGTCATGGACTGCTCGCGCGGCATTGCCGTGCTGGAAAAACCTGTGGGCAAAGTGGATGCGTCCATGGGCGACGTGCATCCGGACGGCAATCCGCACTACTGGCTGGACCCGGATAACGGTGTCGTCATCGCACAGAATATCGCCGAAGTCCTCACGGCGGCCGATCCGGGCGGTGCAACCGATTACGCGGCCAACCTGGAGAAATTCAAAAGTGATCTCGTGCAGCGCCAAACCGCTTGGAAAGCGGCCGCCGCTGCCATCCCCAATCGCAATATCATCACCTATCACTCGTCGTGGGTCTACTTTGCACATGCTTTTGACTTCAACATTGTGGCCCGCATCGAACCCGTGCCGGGCATTCCGCCCACCGGCAGCCATTTGGCCGAATTGCTGAATATCATCCGCGAAAACAACGTCAAGATTGCCTTGCAGGAACCGTATTTCTCCGAGGATGCCGCCAACTATCTGGCGCGGCAGACTCCCGTCAAAGTGCTCAAGCTTCCGCCGTCTTGTAATGGCGTGGATGCGACTTCTTACTTCGATCATTTTCAGCAAATCTTCGATGCACTCAAAACGGTGAGTTGA
- the nrfH gene encoding cytochrome c nitrite reductase small subunit: MKASTLLTVLPLAALGIVLGISAYTFYFARGYSYLSNNPDACVNCHVMKDKFDAWQVSPHRFALCNDCHVPHNLIGKYATKMEHGIRHSYVFTFGNPQVIRLKKSGEAIVEGNCIRCHETMVSKIFHGFKGDRRCFDCHRGMGHAF; the protein is encoded by the coding sequence ATGAAAGCGTCCACCCTTCTGACGGTGCTGCCGCTGGCCGCGCTGGGCATAGTGCTCGGCATCAGCGCCTATACCTTCTATTTTGCGCGGGGCTATTCCTACCTGTCCAACAACCCGGACGCCTGCGTCAACTGCCATGTGATGAAGGACAAGTTCGACGCGTGGCAGGTCTCCCCGCACCGCTTTGCGCTCTGCAATGACTGCCATGTGCCGCACAATCTGATCGGCAAATATGCCACCAAGATGGAACACGGCATCCGGCACTCCTATGTCTTCACCTTCGGCAATCCGCAGGTGATCCGGCTGAAGAAATCGGGCGAGGCGATTGTGGAAGGCAACTGCATCCGCTGCCACGAGACGATGGTCTCGAAAATCTTCCATGGCTTCAAAGGAGACCGCCGCTGCTTCGATTGCCATCGCGGCATGGGGCACGCGTTTTAA
- a CDS encoding NADH-quinone oxidoreductase subunit J, translated as MELLTNIALGFFALLTVASAAVVVFHKRIIYSAFALLFTFFGVAALYLFLMADFLAAAQLLVYVGGILTLIIFGVFLTAKVTSLDIPQLTHQRYLALIPVLMIGVGLFVVILRTQWGATYMGSAPTARDLGELLMTRYLVPFELASFLLLAALIGAMRLARFYRSSAEDEISTPSDGRTK; from the coding sequence ATGGAACTACTGACCAATATCGCCCTGGGTTTCTTCGCGCTGCTGACCGTCGCCTCGGCAGCGGTGGTGGTCTTCCACAAGCGGATCATCTACAGCGCGTTTGCCCTGCTCTTTACCTTCTTCGGTGTCGCCGCCCTGTACCTGTTCCTCATGGCCGACTTTCTGGCCGCCGCGCAATTGCTGGTGTATGTGGGCGGCATTCTCACCCTGATCATCTTCGGCGTCTTTCTCACCGCTAAAGTCACGTCGCTGGATATTCCGCAGTTGACGCATCAGCGCTACCTCGCGCTGATTCCCGTGCTGATGATCGGCGTGGGGCTGTTCGTCGTCATCCTGCGTACGCAGTGGGGCGCAACCTACATGGGCAGCGCGCCCACCGCCCGCGACCTCGGCGAACTTCTCATGACCCGTTATCTGGTTCCCTTCGAATTGGCGAGCTTCCTTCTGCTGGCGGCGCTGATCGGGGCCATGCGTCTGGCACGGTTTTACCGCAGCTCCGCCGAAGACGAGATCTCGACTCCGTCGGACGGGAGGACTAAGTGA